A DNA window from Malus domestica chromosome 12, GDT2T_hap1 contains the following coding sequences:
- the LOC103449750 gene encoding villin-3 has product MSSSTKALDPAFQGSGQRIGAEIWRIEDFQPVPLPKSEHGKFYMGDSYIVLQTTQNKGGAYLYDIHFWIGKDTSQDEAGTAAIKTVELDAVLGGRAVQHREIQGHESDKFLSYFKPCIIPLEGGVASGFKKVEEDEFETRLYICKGKRVVRMKQVPFARSSLNHDDVFILDTENKIFQFNGANSNIQERAKALEVIQFLKEKYHHGTCDVAIVDDGKLDTESDSGEFWVLMGGFAPIGKKVITEDDVVPEATPAILYSITEGEVKTVEGELSKSLLENNKCYLLDCGSEVFVWVGRVTQVEDRKSASQAAEEFLATQNRPKSTRITRVIQGYETHSFKSNFDSWPSGSATSGTEEGRGKVAALLKQQGVGLKGVAKGAPVNEEVPPLLEGGGKMEVWCINGGAKTPLPKEDIGKFYSGDCYIILYTYHSGDRKEDYFLCCWFGKNSIEEDQKTASHLASTMSNSLKGRPVQGHIFQGKEPPQLVALFQPMVVLKGGLSSGYKKSVEEKGLTDETYTADCVALFRLSGTYVHNSKAVQVDAVATSLNSTECFILQSGSSMFAWNGNQCTIEQQQLAAKLAEFLKPGVTLKHAKEGTESSSFWFALGGKQSYTSNKVSQEIVRDPHLFSFSFNRGKFQVEEIYNFTQDDLLTEDILILDTHAEVFVWVGQCVDSKEKQNAFEIGKKYIALAASLEGLAPNVPLYKVTEGNEPRFFTTYFSWDLSKATVQGNSFLKKVSILFGIGHAVEDKSTGNQGGPRQRAEALAALSSAFNPSSGKSSQAGQDKSDGSSEGGPRQRAEALAALSSAFNSSPGNKPSLPKPSASGQGTQRAAAVAALSNVLTAEKSKLTPDASPVQSPPSETSASEGPQELPEVKETGESAPASESSEDDSKQKTLQDESESESSRSTFSYDQLRAKSDNPVTGIDFKRRETYLSDEEFQTIFGMPKDAFYQLPKWKQDMQKRKADLF; this is encoded by the exons ATGTCTAGCTCTACAAAAGCTTTGGATCCGGCTTTTCAGGGATCAGGTCAAAGGAT AGGGGCTGAAATTTGGCGAATTGAGGACTTCCAACCAGTTCCTTTGCCAAAATCTGAACATGGAAAATTCTATATGGGGGATTCTTATATTGTCTTGCAG acaacacaaaacaaaggggGCGCTTATCTCTATGACATACACTTCTGGATTGGGAAAGATACAAGTCAG GATGAAGCTGGGACAGCAGCTATTAAGACTGTTGAGCTAGATGCAGTTCTTGGAGGACGTGCAGTGCAACATCGAGAAATTCAAGGCCATGAATCTGACAAATTTTTGTCATACTTCAAACCTTGTATTATACCATTGGAGGGGGGTGTTGCTTCTGGATTTAAAAAGGTTGAGGAAGACGAATTTGAAACTCGGTTGTATATCTGCAAAGGAAAACGAGTTGTCAGAATGAAGCAG GTTCCTTTTGCGCGTTCCTCtctgaatcatgatgatgtgttTATCCTGGACACTGAAAACAAGATCTTTCAGTTCAACGGAGCAAATTCTAATATCCAGGAGAGGGCGAAGGCTTTGGAAGTAATCCAGTTTTTGAAGGAAAAGTATCATCATGGAACCTGTGATGTTGCAATAGTTG ATGATGGGAAGCTAGATACAGAGTCCGATTCGGGTGAATTTTGGGTCCTAATGGGTGGATTTGCTCCAATTGGAAAGAAGGTAATCACTGAAGATGATGTGGTTCCAGAAGCTACTCCTGCTATACTGTACAG CATAACCGAGGGTGAAGTGAAGACTGTAGAAGGTGAACTATCCAAATCCTTGCTTGAAAACAACAAATGCTACTTACTGGACTGCGGTTCAGAGGTGTTTGTTTGGGTTGGCCGGGTGACACAAGTGGAGGACAGAAAATCTGCTAGCCAAGCAGCTGAG GAGTTTCTTGCTACTCAGAATAGACCAAAGTCAACACGAATAACCCGGGTTATTCAAGGTTATGAAACACATTCATTCAAGTCCAACTTCGATTCTTGGCCGTCAGGATCAGCAACTTCTGGTACtgaagagggaagaggaaaAGTAGCAG CTTTGCTGAAGCAACAAGGTGTTGGTTTAAAGGGTGTTGCAAAAGGTGCTCCCGTAAATGAGGAGGTCCCACCTTTGCTAGAAGGAGGTGGAAAGATGGAG gtatGGTGTATCAATGGTGGTGCCAAGACTCCTTTGCCTAAGGAGGATATTGGTAAATTTTACAGTGGAGATTGCTATATCATTCTCTATACTTACCACTCTGGTGATAGAAAAGAAGATTACTTTTTGTGCTGTTGGTTTGGAAAAAATAGTATTGAG GAGGACCAGAAAACTGCTTCTCATTTGGCTAGCACAATGTCCAACTCGCTGAAGGGAAGACCAGTGCAG GGTCACATATTTCAAGGTAAAGAGCCACCACAGTTAGTAGCACTTTTTCAGCCTATGGTGGTCCTGAAG GGTGGCTTGAGCTCTGGTTATAAGAAATCGGTTGAGGAGAAAGGTCTGACAGATGAAACTTATACCGCAGATTGTGTGGCACTCTTTCGGTTATCTGGAACTTATGTTCATAACAGTAAAGCAGTGCAAGTTGATGCG GTGGCAACATCATTGAACTCTACCGAGTGTTTCATTCTGCAATCTGGGTCCTCAATGTTTGCCTGGAATGGAAATCAATGCACCATTGAACAGCAACAGTTAGCAGCAAAACTTGCAGAATTTTTGAAG CCTGGAGTTACTCTAAAACATGCTAAAGAGGGAACTGAGAGCTCATCCTTCTGGTTTGCTCTAGGAGGGAAACAAAGTTACACCAGCAATAAAGTTTCTCAGGAGATTGTCAGAGATCCCCACCTGTTCTCATTCTCGTTCAACAGAG GAAAGTTTCAG GTGGAGGAAATTTACAACTTCACTCAGGATGATCTGTTGACAGAGGATATCCTTATACTTGACACACATGCCGAAGTGTTTGTTTGGGTTGGTCAATGTGTAGACTCGAAAGAAAAgcaaaatgcttttgaaattgGCAAG AAATACATAGCGCTGGCGGCATCTCTGGAGGGGTTGGCTCCTAATGTACCATTATACAAAGTTACTGAAGGAAATGAACCTCGCTTCTTTACAACATACTTTTCATGGGATCTTTCAAAAGCCACT GTTCAAGGAAACTCATTCCTCAAGAAGGTGTCAATACTCTTTGGAATTGGCCATGCTGTGGAG GACAAGTCCACTGGGAACCAAGGAGGACCAAGGCAAAGAGCTGAAGCCTTAGCTGCTTTATCATCTGCATTCAATCCATCCTCCGGAAAGTCATCCCAAGcg GGCCAGGATAAGTCCGATGGATCGAGTGAAGGAGGACCAAGGCAAAGAGCAGAAGCTTTAGCTGCTTTATCTTCTGCATTTAATTCATCCCCTGGAAACAAACCTTCTCTTCCCAAGCCGTCTGCATCAGGTCAAGGAACACAAAGAGCTGCAGCAGTTGCTGCGctttcaaatgttcttacagcTGAAAAGAGTAAGTTAACACCAGATGCTTCTCCTGTGCAAAGCCCTCCCTCAGAAACTAGTGCTTCTG AGGGTCCTCAGGAACTTCCTGAAGTCAAGGAAACAGGTGAATCTGCACCTGCTTCCGAAAGCAGTGAGGATGATTCAAAACAAAAGACACTGCAGGACGAGAGTGAGAGTGAAAGTAGTCGCAGTACATTCAGTTATGACCAACTGAGGGCTAAATCTGACAATCCTGTAACCGGCATTGATTTTAAGAGAAGAGAG ACCTATCTCTCTGACGAGGAGTTTCAGACTATATTCGGGATGCCAAAAGATGCTTTCTATCAACTGCCAAAGTGGAAGCAAGACATGCAGAAGAGGAAAGCTGATTTATTCTAG